In Nicotiana tabacum cultivar K326 chromosome 17, ASM71507v2, whole genome shotgun sequence, one DNA window encodes the following:
- the LOC107831445 gene encoding uncharacterized protein At4g37920: MTHFLSLDTSISATTNLSIFHTPFSPSNAVILPLVSPKSLALPLENSKKSASRTPTRTSTKTPLTKVLASGVAATSVEGEGDVEVAQGYTITQFCDKMIDLFLNEKPKSKEWKKYLVFREEWKKYRDRFYSRCQTRADSEADSQMKEKLISLARKVRKIDDELERHTELLKEIQDNPRDLNAIVTKRRKDFTGEFFRHLTLLSEVYDSLEERDAIARLGTRCLSAVSAYDNTLEIVGTLDTAQAKFDDILNSPSIDASCEKIKSLAKSKELDSSLVLLINGAWASAKESSTMRNEVKEIMHRLYKATQSSLRSMAPKEIKLLKYLLNITDPEERFSALATAFSPGHEHDAKDPNAIYTTPKELHKWIKIMLDAYNLNKEETEIREAKQINQPVVIQRLFILKETIEAEYLEKEANKEKDSKPEEVVI; the protein is encoded by the exons ATGACCCATTTTCTCAGCTTGGATACATCAATTTCCGCCACCACAAATCTCTCAATCTTTCACACCCCCTTTTCACCTTCCAATGCAGTAATATTACCCTTAGTTTCTCCCAAATCTCTGGCTTTGCCCTTAGAGAATTCCAAGAAATCAGCATCAAGAACACCAACTAGAACTAGTACTAAAACCCCATTAACCA AGGTATTGGCCAGTGGTGTAGCTGCTACTTCAGTGGAGGGAGAAGGTGATGTTGAAGTTGCTCAGGGATATACAATTACTCAGTTTTGTGATAAAATGATTGATTTATTCCTAAATGAAAAACCCAAGTCAAAAGAATGGAAAAAGTACTTGGTTTTTAGAGAAGAATGGAAAAAATACAGGGATAGATTTTACAGTCGGTGTCAAACTCGAGCTGATTCAGAAGCTGATTCTCAAATGAAGGAGAAATTAATTAGCTTGGCTAGAAAAGTTAGGAAG ATTGATGATGAACTGGAAAGGCATACTGAACTTCTCAAAGAGATACAAGATAACCCGAGGGATTTGAATGCAATCGTTACTAAGAGGCGCAAGGACTTCACTGGTGAATTCTTTCGTCATTTGACTCTGCTTTCAGAAGTTTATGATAGCTTGGAGGAGCGGGATG CAATTGCCAGACTTGGGACTAGATGCTTGTCTGCAGTCAGTGCTTATGATAACACATTGGAGATTGTGGGAACACTAGATACCGCCCAGGCCAAATTTGATGACATCTTGAACTCTCCATCAATTGATGCATCATGTGAGAAGATTAAAAGCCTTGCCAAGTCTAAAGAACTTGACTCTTCTTTGGTCCTGCTGATAAATGGTGCTTGGGCTTCAGCAAAAGAATCCTCTACCATGAGAAATGAG GTAAAGGAGATAATGCACCGTCTATACAAGGCTACACAAAGTAGTCTAAGGAGTATGGCACCAAAAGAAATAAAGTTGCTTAAGTACTTGCTAAACATCACAGATCCTGAAGAGCGATTCTCAGCATTGGCAACAGCTTTCAGTCCTGGTCATGAACATGATGCTAAGGATCCTAATGCTATTTATAC AACTCCAAAAGAGCTGCACAAGTGGATTAAAATCATGCTTGACGCGTACAACCTGAATAAAGAAGAGACTGAAATTAGGGAAGCCAAGCAGATAAATCAACCTGTTGTTATTCAGAGACTTTTCATTCTGAAGGAGACAATTGAAGCAGAATACTTggaaaaagaagctaacaaagaAAAAGATTCAAAACCAGAGGAAGTAGTGATATGA